CATCTCCGTACTCAAACGCTCCTATGGCCTTTACCGCTGCAACTGGACAGGCTGGGCAGGTTTCCAGCAGTACGTTTGGAGCTCGGTGATTTCGTACAATCTGCTGGTGATGGCCAGACTTGATCTGGCCTCGGCTTAGCAGGACATCGGAGGACTTGAAAAAACCGGCATGAAGGGGCGAGTGCGTCCCGATGAGACAGGTTCCTTCATTTAATAGCGGTTTTGGTACCAATTTCAGCGTCCCCTTAATAACGACTTTGCGCTACCGTCGTTATGTGGTGAATTGTCACTTGGCCGCGGATGAAATCCAGGCTTTTCGGATGGGCACTAGACTAGACACTACTAATTATCTAAAATGGTACACGTTAGTACACATTTGGCCACAAATTGATTATATTGGCAGATATTCAGGTTTAGGCCTAAGGGGCTAAGGGTGTTCAGAACACATTTTTTCTTACGCCACAATCCTCGGTCTGAACATCCCCATGATTTCAGTTGACATCCCTCTCCGTCCTTATCTCCGATTCGTGCCTGACGTAGCGCACGGTGCGTTCCCGCGGTTCGGTCATCTCCCCGAGGAAGAACATCACGATGGACAGAGCCAGAGAGAAAAGGAGGGCCCACCAGAACCCGTTCACGTGAAAGCCCGGAACGACGGTCGAGGCCAACAGGACCATGAGGGCGTTGAGGATGAAGGTGAAAAGGCCGAGGGTCAGGACCGTCAGGGGGAGGGTCAAGATGAACAGGACCGGTCGCAAAAACCCGTTTGCAAAGCCCAGGATCACCGCCGTGACCAGGGCGGCGAAAATGCCGTCCAGCCGGACTCCGGGCAGGATGTAAGCGGTCATGCCGATGGCCAGGGCGTAAATGAACCAGTTGACGAGAAAACGCATGATAAACCTCCTGACGGAAGACGATGGCAACACGATAATTTGATATGATAACAAAAATTTGGGGCGGGTGCCCAAATCATTGCTGTATCTTTGAAATTCAGGGCATGGGGTGGTACCGTAAATCCTGGAATTCAGGGAAAATGGTATTATCGCTTTCAGCGGAGTAAAAAATTGTAGCCGCCCGATCAAGAGAGCGGGGAAACAGAGGAAGATGAGCATGAGGCCGCCTGATATCACTAGAGTCTGCAAAGGTGCACAGATGGAGTTGGAGGTGGAGATCGTTTTCGCCAAAGAGGGAAACCAGTCGCCCGGGGAAGAGCATGGGTACGATGAGAACATCGTCGTCACGCATGGTGTGATCTCCCTCAGACAATTTAATGCGAAGCTTTTTCCCCGATGAATTGTATAAACATTTCACAGTTTTTTTCCTTGATTTCCAACGTTTTCACTCCTAAATTACCAATCAGGGCTTTTGGAGGTTTTCGAAGTCTTCCGGGGGAAAGCTTTCCAGCGACCTTATTGTGTATTGCAGCTCATCAATGGTCGCTTTGTCCTCCAGGTGCGAGCCAATTCCGGAAATGGGTTCCGGCTTTGTTTTTTCTCCCGAACCTGGTGCTCCTGGAACCGTGGGAAGGGGCAGTCTCAGATGTTCAAGCCGATCAAGAAGACGAAAGTTTATGAAGAGATTGTCGCCAAGATGACCGAGATGATCGGCGGCGGCATTCTCAAGGAGGGCGATCAGCTTCCGGGGGAGCGGGAGTTGGCGGAGACGTTCAGCGTGAGCAGGTCCTCTCTCCGGGAGGCTCTTAGGACGCTCGAGAGCCAGGGTTTTCTGGAAAGCAGACAGGGAAACGGGACGTACGTGGCCAGTCAGCCGGTGGAGCTGCTGGTGAAGCCCTTTGCTGCCTTTATCCTATCTGAAAAGCATGCGCAGCGTGAACTGTTCGAGGTGCGCCGGTTGATAGAACCTCAGGTCGCCTATCTGGCTGCCGAGCGGGCCACGCCTGAGGAGATTAAGCAGATGGAAAAGATCCTCGGCGATCAGGAAACACAGGTTGCAGAGGGAGGAACGGGCACGGAAGTTGACAAGGCGTTCCATAAGGCGCTGGCGGAGGCGGCAAAAAACCGGATTCTTCTTCGAATGATGGACGCTGCCATGGAGTTTTTCAGCGAGAGTCGTGATAACTACCTGCAGATCAAGGGTAGGCCGAAACAGTCCCTTGTTCGCCACAAAGAGATGCTCAGCGCCATTAAAGCGGGGGATAAGAAGCTCACGGCCGGCATAATGCGCAAGCACCTCGAGGACATCGAGAGCAGTCTGTTTGAGGTAGGAAACAGGGAAATTTAGGAAAACCCCGCCGGAAAAGATACCTGAGATAATTTCCAACGGGACCAGGGGTGGCTGTTTTTATTAACGTGGAGATTCCAGTGGACGATAAAATGGTTTCAAACGCGGGTAAATCCATTAATTCCTGGCTTGAATGGCTAAGGGGGATAAACCCGAAAGCCGTCAAATTCAATGATCCGGAGGTGGAAACCCTGGAAAATGGGGTCTCGGAAGCAGCCCTCGATCTGTTCGGCCGGGATTCCATGGAGTTCGATAAGTTCCACGAGTTCAGGGTCTGTCACGGGAACTGGTCGCTCATGGATCCGTCCTCTGAAAAGCAGATCAAGTTCGAAAGAGGAGTCCCCAATGCAATCACAGACCTGGAGGAGTTGCTCACCCTGATCGATTCACTGCATCCGTCACCCGGGGAAGATTCCATCGAGGCAACCCTGCTGGAGGCGGAGATAGTCCCCCGCCGAAAAACCGTCGAAAAACCGACGATGGAGAAAAAGACCACGCCGCCGTCTACTCCCCGAAAACCTGTCAAGGAAAAGGCAACAGCTCCGGCTAAAGCCCCTGACAAACCGACCGTAAAAGGAAAGGTCCTTCTCCTGCACAGCGGGGAAAATGAGATGACTCTGAATATCATCGACCTCCTCGACAGGTTGAATATCGACACCGTCATGCCGGACGACAATGGGGAGGACTCGATCTCCGGTCTGGCGAGGATCGCAGAAAGGCAGGACACCAGGTTCGCCCTGTTCCTTCTGAGCGCCGACGAGAAAAGCCTGTTTGGCAGCCTGCCAGGCAAGATTGTCAAAGGAAAGTCCCGGCCG
This genomic interval from bacterium BMS3Abin14 contains the following:
- a CDS encoding putative nucleotide-binding protein containing TIR-like domain protein; the protein is MVSNAGKSINSWLEWLRGINPKAVKFNDPEVETLENGVSEAALDLFGRDSMEFDKFHEFRVCHGNWSLMDPSSEKQIKFERGVPNAITDLEELLTLIDSLHPSPGEDSIEATLLEAEIVPRRKTVEKPTMEKKTTPPSTPRKPVKEKATAPAKAPDKPTVKGKVLLLHSGENEMTLNIIDLLDRLNIDTVMPDDNGEDSISGLARIAERQDTRFALFLLSADEKSLFGSLPGKIVKGKSRPADIFELGFLAGNLGPGYVGLVFQKDRGLDIPADLFGINYVPFEAGGGWKINLVKLLKLAGFNVDANVLFE
- the lutR_1 gene encoding HTH-type transcriptional regulator LutR: MFKPIKKTKVYEEIVAKMTEMIGGGILKEGDQLPGERELAETFSVSRSSLREALRTLESQGFLESRQGNGTYVASQPVELLVKPFAAFILSEKHAQRELFEVRRLIEPQVAYLAAERATPEEIKQMEKILGDQETQVAEGGTGTEVDKAFHKALAEAAKNRILLRMMDAAMEFFSESRDNYLQIKGRPKQSLVRHKEMLSAIKAGDKKLTAGIMRKHLEDIESSLFEVGNREI